The following are from one region of the Streptomyces changanensis genome:
- a CDS encoding MogA/MoaB family molybdenum cofactor biosynthesis protein, producing the protein MTYRALVITASNRASAGVYEDRGGPILVEGLAALGFAVDGPRVVPDGDPVEAALRDGIGAGYDVILTTGGTGLSPTDATPEATRRVIDHEVPGIPEAIRAHGRAKVPTAALSRGLAGVAGRTLVVNLPGSTGGVRDGLAVLGDLLVHAVDQLRGGDHPRPAS; encoded by the coding sequence GTGACGTACCGGGCCCTGGTGATCACCGCGTCGAACCGCGCCTCCGCCGGGGTGTACGAGGACCGGGGCGGCCCCATCCTCGTCGAGGGCCTCGCCGCGCTCGGCTTCGCCGTCGACGGCCCGCGGGTCGTCCCCGACGGCGACCCCGTCGAGGCGGCCCTGCGCGACGGGATCGGGGCCGGGTACGACGTGATCCTCACGACCGGTGGCACCGGTCTGTCGCCCACCGACGCCACCCCCGAGGCCACCCGTCGCGTCATCGACCACGAGGTGCCCGGCATCCCCGAGGCCATCCGCGCCCACGGCCGCGCCAAGGTCCCCACGGCGGCGCTCTCCCGTGGTCTGGCGGGCGTCGCGGGCCGCACCCTCGTCGTCAACCTGCCGGGCTCCACCGGCGGCGTGCGGGACGGGCTCGCGGTCCTCGGCGACCTCCTCGTCCACGCCGTGGACCAACTGCGCGGCGGCGACCACCCGAGACCCGCGTCATGA